The Streptomyces sp. NBC_00483 genome contains the following window.
GCGCCCCGTGAAGCCCACGATGCGGTCCATCAGCGGTGCGTCGGTGGGTGTCTCGACCGGCGGCCCCCACAGCTCCGGCAGTGGCGCCGCCGTCACGAAGCCGCTGACGTGGTCGTGGCAGGCGCGCAGGGTCTCCTCGGGCAGGTCGAAGGGCTGTCCTGTGGCCTTGGCGAGGTCCCAGCCGTGCACCACCATCTCGGTGAGCGCGACCTTCCCCCACGTCTCGTTCGGCAGCGTGAACCCCGGCCCGTCCGAATCGCCCTGCCAGGCCTCGGGGTCGTCCCAGGCGTCGCCGAGCGCCCGCACGCTCTTCGCCGTGCTCTCCCGCCGGTCGCCCGGCTCCTCGGGCAGGGGCGTTTCCTTGCGGGCGAAGCCGGTGAAGGCCCGCGCCGCCTCGTCGACGTGGGCGATGAGCTCGCGCACGGAGTACTCGGAGCAGGGGGTGGGCAGGGACAGCTGCTCCTCGCTCAGGCCGGTCAGTACATCGGTCATCCGGCCGCAGGCCGGCTTCAGGTCGATCACGGTAAGTCCTCCTCGGATGGCATGCCGTGGTGATACTGGTGCAGACCGCTCCCAGGCCCCGAACTCATCGGTGCGCCCGGCGTGTTGTGTGTGAAGCTGAGGACATGGATCACACGCATGGCGAACTCCGCGACAGGCTGCAGACCGACCGCCCGCACTCCGCCCGGGTGTGGAACTACCTTCTGGGCGGCAAGGACAACTACCCCGTCGACAGCGAGGTGGGCGAGGCCATCCTCGCCACGTTCCCCGAGTTCGCCACCGTCGCGCGGCTCCAGCGGCAGTTCCTCGTGCGCGCGGTGCGGTACCTGGCGGGCGAGGCGGGCATCCGGCAGTTCCTCGACGTCGGCACCGGCCTCCCCACGGCCGACAACACGCACGAGGTGGCCCAGCGCATCGCCCCGGACAGCCGGATCGTGTACGTGGACAACGACCCGCTGGTCCTGACCCACGCGCGGGCCCTGCTCACCAGCACCCCCGAGGGGGCCTGCGCCTATCTGGACGCCGATGTGCGGGACCCGGAGCGGATCCTGGCCCAGGCGCGCGAGACCCTGGACTTCGACCGGCCGATCGGGCTGACCCTGCTCAGCATCATGGGGCAGCTGTCCGACGAGGACCGCCCCGCGGAGGTGGTGGCCACGCTGCTGGACGCGCTGCCGCCCGGCAGCTACTTGGCCCTGACCGACGGCACGAACAACAATGACGCGCTGAACACGGCGGTCGCCGGCTACAACCAGCAGTCGGTGCACACCTATCACCTGCGGTCACCGGAGCGGATCGCCGCGTTCTTCGACGGCCTCGACCTCGTCGAACCGGGAGTCGTCAACACATCGGCCTGGCGCCCGGACCCCGGCGTCCCGCGGCCCGAGGCGTCGGCGGTCGAGGCGGCGGTGTGCGGGGTCGGGCGCAAGGCGTGAGGACGCCGTGGAGGCGGGGCGCTACTTGCGCTCCACCTCCACGAAGGCCAGCGGAGCCCGGCCCGCGTTGACGACCTCGTGCTCGCTGCCCGCCGAACGCGCGTAGGAGCGGCCCGAGAACAGCTCGTTGCGCGTGACCGTGCCGTCCGGGGTGATGACATCGGTGTGGCCGTCCGTCACCGGGACCACGACGTAGTCGTACTCGTGCACGTGGCGGCCGGTGCTCTGCCCCGGCTCGAAGTCCCAGCGGGTGACCCGCGTGCGCTCGTCCTCGTGCTGCACGGTGGCGCGGGCGGTGGTGCTCATGTTCACGGCTCTTTCGTCGGGGTGGAACGGTGGCGACGAGGGATCGCCGCAGGTGGCAGGCCAGGGCCCTTCTGACGGATCTTGCTGGAGTCGCGGGGTCTGGCACGCACATCTGCGGCGTTGTCGTCGGTTGCCAACGCTCCGCGTTGACGCCCTCCTCCGCCTTGCAGCTGCACGCACCAGACCCCGCTTGTCGGCGCCGGACATTCACGGCCGCCCGCATCCAGCCTGATCCGTCAGAAGGACCCTAACCGGATCAGACCGCGAAGAGCTGCTCGAGGTCGGCGAAGGCCTTGAACTCCAGGGCGTTGCCCGCCGGGTCGAGGAAGAACATCGTCCACTGCTCGCCCGGTTCGCCCTGGAAACGCACATAGGGCTCGATCACGAAGTCCGTGCCGGCGGCGGTGAGGCGTTCGGCGAGGCGCCGGAACTCCGGCACCGGGAGCACCAGGCCGAAGTGCGGCACCGGCACCTCGTGCCCGTCGACCGGGTTGGTGCCCGCGACGGCCTCGTCCCCGCCGCGCGGTGTCCCGTCGCCGACCTGATGGGTGACCACTTGGTGGCCCCCGAAGTTCCAGTCGATCCACCGGGTGTCCGAGCGTCCCTCGGCGAAGCCGAGCACCTTGCCGTAGAAGTCGCGGGCGGCCGCGAGGTCGTCGACCGGGATGGCGAGATGGAAGGGTGCGAGCGGCATCGGAAACTCCTTGTGCGGGAGGTGGGTCGGGGCCGGGTGATCCCTGTCCCGGTGGGCGGGCCGGTATGCGTGGGAGCGGTGCGCGGGGTGTTGACCATGGGGTGGGGCGAGCCTATCTTCGCGTCCGGAGTTCCGTTCACCGTCCGAAATCGCGAACAAATAGCCGCGCGAGGAGCACGACGTGAGCCGCACCGAGAGATCCAACGGATCGTCTTCTTCGCAAGTCACCCCTG
Protein-coding sequences here:
- a CDS encoding TIGR03086 family metal-binding protein, which encodes MIDLKPACGRMTDVLTGLSEEQLSLPTPCSEYSVRELIAHVDEAARAFTGFARKETPLPEEPGDRRESTAKSVRALGDAWDDPEAWQGDSDGPGFTLPNETWGKVALTEMVVHGWDLAKATGQPFDLPEETLRACHDHVSGFVTAAPLPELWGPPVETPTDAPLMDRIVGFTGRRP
- a CDS encoding SAM-dependent methyltransferase produces the protein MDHTHGELRDRLQTDRPHSARVWNYLLGGKDNYPVDSEVGEAILATFPEFATVARLQRQFLVRAVRYLAGEAGIRQFLDVGTGLPTADNTHEVAQRIAPDSRIVYVDNDPLVLTHARALLTSTPEGACAYLDADVRDPERILAQARETLDFDRPIGLTLLSIMGQLSDEDRPAEVVATLLDALPPGSYLALTDGTNNNDALNTAVAGYNQQSVHTYHLRSPERIAAFFDGLDLVEPGVVNTSAWRPDPGVPRPEASAVEAAVCGVGRKA
- a CDS encoding cupin domain-containing protein, producing MSTTARATVQHEDERTRVTRWDFEPGQSTGRHVHEYDYVVVPVTDGHTDVITPDGTVTRNELFSGRSYARSAGSEHEVVNAGRAPLAFVEVERK
- a CDS encoding VOC family protein; protein product: MPLAPFHLAIPVDDLAAARDFYGKVLGFAEGRSDTRWIDWNFGGHQVVTHQVGDGTPRGGDEAVAGTNPVDGHEVPVPHFGLVLPVPEFRRLAERLTAAGTDFVIEPYVRFQGEPGEQWTMFFLDPAGNALEFKAFADLEQLFAV